A genomic segment from Cutaneotrichosporon cavernicola HIS019 DNA, chromosome: 7b encodes:
- the NIT3 gene encoding uncharacterized protein (Carbon-nitrogen hydrolase): MALIQAKPFRLALLQLSGLSANKASNIAVARKAVAAAAASVPKPDLIVLPEIWNSPYAVTAFREYSERVPNVKDGAEVPGSPEGETVTAMREMARAAGTYLIGGSIAEHEPESDAIYNTLTVYDPQGRMVAKHRKVHLFDIDIPGRQTFKESDTLTGGKTLNSFDTPFGKIGVGICYDIRFPEMAMIAARQGCAAMIYPAAFNTTTGPMHWTLLQRSRANDNQIYVAMCSPARHPEAAYQAYGHSSIVDPLGNVIAEADEKEAIVYADIDTDLLATTRRNLPVTVQRRFDVYPDVAK, from the exons ATGGCTCTTATCCAGGCCAAGCCATTCCGCCtggccctcctccagctctcTGGCCTCTCCGCCAACAAGGCGAGCAACAttgccgtcgcgcgcaaggcagtcgctgccgccgctgcctCGGTTCCCAAGCCCGacctcatcgtcctcccCGAGATCTGGAACAGCCCGTACGCCGTCACTGCTTTCCGCGAGTACTCGGAGCGCGTCCCCAACGTCAAGgatggcgccgaggtccCCGGTAGccccgagggcgagactGTCACTGCCAtgcgcgagatggcgcgcgcggcgggtACCTATCTGATCGGCG GCTCTATTGCCGAGCACGAGCCCGAAAGCGACGCAATCTACAACACGCTCACGGTGTATGACCCACAAGGCCGCATGGTCGCCAAACACCGCAAGGTGCACCTGTTCGACATTGACATCCCTGGCCGCCAGACGTTCAAG GAGAGCGATACACTCACGGGCGGCAAGACGCTCAACTCGTTCGACACGCCGTTTGGCAAGATTGGTGTTGGCATCTGCTACGACATT CGCTTCCCCGAGATGGCCATGATCGCCGCGCGCCAGG GCTGCGCCGCCATGATCTACCCGGCCGCATTCAACACGACCACTGGGCCCATGCACTGGACTCTGCTCCAGAGGTCACGAGCCAACGACAACCAGATCTACGTTGCCATGTGCTCGCCCGCGCGTCACCCCGAGGCAGCTTACCAGGCC tacGGGCACTCATCGATCGTCGACCCTCTCGGTAACGTCATCGCTGAGGCCgatgagaaggaggcgatCGTGTACGCCGACATCGACACAGACCTGCTCGCCACGACGCGCCGCAATCTACCCGTGACCGTGCAGCGGCGGTTCGACGTGTACCCGGACGTTGCAAAGTGA
- the ERF1 gene encoding uncharacterized protein (eRF1_1): protein MSSQEETDHAIEIWRYRKLLTMLAASRGAGTSCITLILPPKSQISQASNMLTTEYGTASNIKSRVNRLSVLSAITSTQQKLKNYSRVPDNGLCVFVGTVLNDEGKERKISFALEPFKPINTSLYMCDSRFHVEALEELLETDSKWGFIIMDGNGSLFGTLSGNTREILYKFSVDLPKKHGRGGQSALRFSRLRDEARRNYVRKVAELAVQHFITADRVNVAGLVLAGSAELKTDLSSSDLFDGRLLAKVVKVVDVSYGGENGFNQAIELAADSLANVKFVQEKKLIQKYFDEIALDTGKYCFGISDTLKALDMGAVETLIVWEGLDTVRNVLRNSAGEEIIVFSMPKETDREKFIDKATGTEMEVASEAKPLLEWFAEEYKNFGATLEFVTNKSQEGSQFVKGFGGIGGLLRYKVAFEDLDDLDDEDDEFYGSDEDSDI, encoded by the exons ATGTCGTCCCAGGAAGAGACCGACCACGCCATCGAG ATCTGGCGCTACCGCAAGCTCCTCACGATGCTTgcggcctcgcgcggcgcgggcacTTCGTGTATCACCCTCATTCTCCCGCCCAAGTCGCAGATCTCGCAGGCGTCAAACATGCTCACGACCGAGTACGGTACAGCGTCTAACATTAAGTCGCGCGTTAACCG GTTATCCGTCCTGTCTGCCATCACGTCCACCCAGCAGAAGCTCAAGAACTACTCGCGCGTCCCCGACAATGGCCTCTGCGTCTTTGTCGGCACGGTGCTCAatgacgagggcaaggagaggAAGATTTCATtcgcgctcgagccgtTCAAGCCCATCAATACCTCGCTGTACATGTGCGACTCGCGTTTCCacgtcgaggccctcgaggagctaCTCGAGACTGACTCGAAGTGGGGCTTCATCATCATGGACGGTAACGGATCGCTGTTCGGCACCCTGTCCGGCAACACGCGCGAGATTCTCTACAAGTTCAGCGTCGACCTGCCCAAGAAGCACGGTCGTGGTGGTCAGTCGGCGCTGCGTTTCTCGCGTCTGCGTGACGAGGCTCGTCGCAACTATGTGCGCAAGGTCGCAGAGTTAGCCGTCCAGCACTTTATCACGGCCGACAGGGTCAACGTCGCAGGTCTTGTGTTGGCAGGTtctgccgagctcaagaccGACCTGTCTAGCTCGGACCTGTTTGACGGtcgtctcctcgccaaggttGTCAAGGTTGTCGACGTGTCGTACGGTGGCGAGAACGGGTTCAACCAGGCCATCGAGCTGGCCGCCGACTCTCTTGCCAACGTCAAGTTTGTGCAGGAGAAGAAGCTCATCCAGAAGTACTTTGACGAGATTGCCCTGGACACGGGCAAGTACTGCTTCGGGATCAGCGACACGCTCAAGGCGCTGGACATGGGTGCCGTCGAGACTCTGATTGTCTGGGAGGGCCTCGACACTGTGCGCAACGTTCTGCGCAACTcggccggcgaggagatcATCGTCTTCTCCATGCCCAAGGAGACGGACCGCGAAAAGTTCATTGACAAGGCGACCGGTACCGAGATGGAGGTCGCCTCCGAGGCCAAGCCCCTCCTGGAGTGGTTTGCTGAGGAGTACAAGAACTTTGGCGCGACACTCGAGTTTGTCACCAACAAGTCGCAGGAGGGATCGCAGTTCGTCAAGGGCTTTGGCGGTATTGGCGGCCTCCTTCGTTACAAGGTCGCGTTTGAGGACCTGGAcgaccttgacgacgaggacgacgagttctacggctcggacgaggactcGGACATCTAA
- the cwf16 gene encoding uncharacterized protein (Nuclear mRNA splicing), whose product MSERKVLNKYFPPDFDPSKIKRRKGLKKQNGSQMTVRLMSPYSMQCSKCGEYIYKGKKFNARKETAVGEEYLGIKVFRFYIKCPVCSSEITFKTDPKQGDFVPEHGATRNFENWKETDPNNQAGLLPSAEADEDYDSDGNPTADKVERDAMADLERSQEQSRREMEIMDELADLRQRNARLETSARADDPESLLAALHAERENAEEAARRQVEDAEDDAMVAKFFTKLPPPGAKVDAAPGADDASDNEGTSASPAPAPLIIKRTAASAKGEPTVSSLLAAKGKALDGPPAAAKPAAKRKRGDLQKMLGIKGKKSKA is encoded by the exons ATGTCCGAACGAAAGGTCCTCAAC AAATA ctTCCCGCCCGACTTTGATCCGTCCAAGATCAAGCGCCGCAAGGGCTTGAAGAAGCAGAATGGGTCGCAGATGACTGTCCGTCTCATGTCGCCGTACTCGATGCAATGCTCCAAGTGCGGCGAGTATATCT acaagggcaagaagtTTAACGCACGCAAGGAGACGGCGGTTGGGGAGGAGTACCTTGGCATCAAGGTGTTCCGATTCTACATT AAATGCCCGGTCTGCTCATCTGAAATTACGTTCAAGACGGACCCCAAGCAGGGCGACTTCGTTCCCGAGCATGGTGCGACACGTAACTTTGAGAACTGGAAGGAGACCGACCCCAACAACCAGGCAGGCCTGCTTCCCTCCGCCGAGGCAGACGAGGACTACGACAGTGATGGCAACCCCAccgccgacaaggtcgagcgcgatgccatggccgacctcgagcgcagcCAAGAACAGTCCCggcgcgagatggagatcatggacgagcttgcggaCTTGCGGCAACGCAATGCCCGTCTCGAGACCAGTGCCCGTGCCGACGATCCAGAGTCGCTCCTTGCTGCCCTCCACGCTGAACGGGAGaacgcggaggaggcggcacGTCGCCAGGTCGAagacgccgaggacgatgcCATGGTGGCAAAATTCTTTACAAAGCTGCCGCCTCCCGGCGCCAAGGTTGACGCCGCACCAGGTGCAGACGACGCCTCTGACAATGAGGGGACGAGCGCCTCTCCAGCACCTGCTCCTCTCATTATCAagcgcaccgccgcctcggccaagggcgagccCACAGTGTCGTCTTTGTTAGCagccaagggcaaggcccTCGACGGCCCTCCAGCAGCTGCCAAACCTGCagccaagcgcaagcgcggAGACCTGCAGAAGATGCTCGGcatcaagggcaagaagtCCAAAGCGTAG
- a CDS encoding uncharacterized protein (Histone deacetylase (HDAC) interacting) yields MSNPPQSGTGAWPKADPAAYRPLNVRDALSYLDLVKIQFADQPEVYNRFLDVMKEFKGQVIDTPGVIDRVSTLFRGHPSLIQGFNTFLPPGYRIECFGPEGDAHGVITVTTPTGTVSQVPGSGGLAAAMEQRERERERELAHMAQQQQQQPEREIPSHPGYSGAPPPQPHPYGRDGPRAEPLAARVPAALPPQPAPAPRQAAPSSVPIPPQHPLPVSGPSTPGAGAYQQGAQQQSGSQQQRATPMLEFNHAISFVNKIKNRFNSEPETYKNFLEILQTYHRDQRIEEVSKGRRTGDNSQVYEQVIELFKNAPDLLAEFKQFLPESGGAMGFGSFVQAAAGSTAPTAGQKRKDTKDPAAAKKRRQDKAAAQKKKKEASPEADEPTVGSQVLQTLASPDEVAFFDKVKKYIDDKTTYHEFLKLLNLFIQDMINSKELLNRAKDFIGDAGEIWTSFKKLVGADDLGNIGHATQAQGGFGFGGMVNIDNQLSENTPMLERVKPDLGSARARSYGPSYRKLPQSEINLTCTGRDAMCWEVLNDEWVSHPTWASEDSAPFSTHRKNAYEEALHKSEEERHEYDFHIEANLRTIALLEPLYNKIQSMDEEERRHFNLKSGLGGHSRSIYQRILKKVYGKELGPDIIKALHENPVVALPIVLDRLKAKDDEWKKAQREWNRVWREQDAKNFYKALDHQGVTFKSQDKKTIAPKTIIAEIEARRREQVNVRNTMTQPGSTPRPRHQYSFEFKDVDVLKDSLKLVFGYLDRMTTINATDKERIELQIRDFIPTFFMFDKDEFDDFGDAADSDESTAGAESDGDQSMAEDNGRQKKSEPSLRQKLLKEAMSKTREDTGTPAPADAQGDGMENIDTSADDEEKGPDDPSWAPFLEPEEDADSDPGLQPRPQRAANFFANNYFFILVRLIQILYSRLLLCKSIATDLAEQKKQPINPVAIKLGLAEPESQNFGIENGENPARHYYGHLLALCERLFDQEIDQATFEETLRLMFNNKAYIMFTVDRVVSAIVKQTQQIVSDNKSQELFKLLVADRRHERTTTRQQVAYRMKAETVLGPEESRENMYRIEYAPRSETVAVQLILREDLTVDPKNAVEAWNLYMSGYPLIYPTEGLAHRVEPPFLKRTIHELPENTRRETSYVASSGLKFRVALGNYRLFYVPGTEDYFHRLGGEDDESSNESAKKRLDEWVQSKLDEPEDEDEQESAEAPAVPMSE; encoded by the exons ATGTCCAACCCGCCACAGTCGGGGACGGGCGCGTggcccaaggccgacccGGCCGCGTATCGTCCGCTCAACGTGCGCGATGCGCTTAGTTATCTGGACCTGGTCAAG ATCCAGTTCGCGGACCAGCCGGAGGTGTACAACCGCTTCCTTGACGTGATGAAGGAATTCAAGGGCCAGGT GATTGACACACCTGGCGTCATCGACCGCGTCTCGACTCTGTTCCGCGGCCATCCGTCCCTCATTCAAGGTTTCAACACCTTCCTGCCTCCCGGCTACCGAATCGAATGTTTTGGCCCCGAGGGCGATGCCCACGGCGTCATCACCGTCACCACGCCCACGGGCACCGTGTCCCAGGTGCCTGGCAGCGGTGGTCTCGCAGCCGCCATGGAGCAGAGGGAGCGCGAAAgggagcgcgagctggccCACATggcccagcagcagcagcagcagcctgAGCGTGAAATTCCCAGCCATCCGGGGTACAGTGGTGCGCCACCGCCCCAGCCGCACCCATACGGCCGTGATGGGCCACGTGCCGAGCCACTTGCCGCGCGGGTCCCGGCAGCGCTGCCACCCCAGCCCGCGCCGGCTCCGCGCCAGGCTGCTCCGTCTTCCGTCCCCATTCCTCCGCAGCACCCTTTGCCTGTCTCCGGCCCGTCTACACCTGGGGCCGGGGCGTACCAGCAGggcgcgcagcagcagtcGGGCTCGCAGCAGCAACGCGCCACGCCCATGCTCGAGTTCAACCATGCGATCTCGTTCGTCAACAAGATCAAGAACCGCTTCAACTCGGAGCCCGAGACGTACAAGAACTTCCTCGAGATCTTGCAGACCTACCACCGCGATCAGCGcatcgaggaggtgagCAAGGGACGCCGAACCGGCGATAACAGCCAGGTGTACGAGCAAGTAATCGAGCTGTTCAAGAACGCCCCCGACCTGCTTGCCGAGTTCAAACAGTTCCTCCCggagagcggcggcgcgatgGGATTCGGCTCGTTTGTGCAGGCTGCAGCGGGCTCGACTGCGCCCACTGCCGGCcagaagcgcaaggacaCCAAGGATCCCGCAgcggccaagaagcgccGTCAGGACAAGGCTGCAGCCCAGAAG aagaagaaggaggcgtcgcccgaggccgacgagcccaCGGTTGGTTCGCAGGTGCTGCAGACGCTCGCTTCGCCCGACGAGGTGGCCTTCTTTGACAAGGTTAAGAAGTACATCGACGACAAGACGACGTACCACGAGttcctcaagctcctcaacctcttcaTTCAGGACATGATCAATTCCAAGGAGCTGCTCAACCGCGCCAAGGACTTCATCGGTGACGCGGGCGAGATCTGGACGTCGTTCAAGAAGTTAGTAGGGGCCGACGACTTGGGTAACATTGGCCACGCAACCCAGGCGCAGGGCGGATTCGGGTTCGGCGGTATGGTTAACATCGACAACCAGCTGTCAGAGAACACGCCGatgctcgagcgcgtcaagcCTGACCTcggcagcgcgcgcgccaggaGCTACGGCCCCAGCTACCGCAAACTGCCCCAGTCCGAGATCAACTTAACTTGCACTGGCCGCGACGCCATGTGCTGGGAGGTGCTGAACGACGAGTGGGTGTCGCACCCGACGTGGGCTTCCGAAGACTCGGCACCATTCTCGACGCACCGTAAGAACGCGtacgaggaggcgctgcaCAAGtcagaggaggagcgacACGAGTATGACTTCCACATCGAGGCCAACCTGCGCACGATCGCACTCCTTGAGCCCCTCTACAACAAGATCCAGAGtatggacgaggaggagcgccgccACTTTAACCTCAAGTCGGGCCTGGGCGGGCACAGTAGATCAATTTACCAGCGCATCCTCAAGAAGGTGTACGGCAAGGAGTTGGGTCCGGACATTATCAAGGCGCTGCACGAGAAccccgtcgtcgcgctcccCATTGTGCTGGACcgcctcaaggccaaggatgATGAGTGGAAGAAGGCACAGCGCGAGTGGAATCGTGTCTGGCGCGAGCAGGACGCCAAGAACTTTTATAAGGCGCTTGACCATCAGGGTGTCACGTTCAAGTCGCAGGACAAGAAGACGATTGCCCCCAAGACGATCATTGCCGAGATTgaggcgcgtcgccgcgaGCAGGTCAACGTGCGCAACACTATGACACAGCCTGGTTCgactcctcgtcctcgccaccagTATTCGTTCGAGTTCAAGGACGTCGATGTGCTCAAGGACTCGCTCAAGCTCGTGTTCGGTTATTTGGACCGCATGACCACAATCAACGCAACCGATAAGGAGCGCATCGAGCTGCAGATCCGCGACTTTATCCCCACCTTCTTCATGTTTGACAAGGACGAGTTTGACGACTTTGGCGACGCTGCCGATTCGGATGAAAGCACGGCTGGCGCCGAGTCGGACGGCGATCAGAGCATGGCCGAGGACAACGGGCGTCAGAAGAAGAGCGAGCCGTCTCTGCGCCAGAagctgctcaaggaggcTATGTCCAAGACTCGCGAGGACACAGGCACGCCAGCACCCGCCGATGCACAGGGCGATGGCATGGAGAACATTGATAcgagcgccgacgacgaggagaaggggcCCGACGACCCGTCGTGGGCACCTTTCCTTGAGCCTGAGGAAGACGCGGACTCCGACCCCGGCCTGCAACCCAGGCCTCAGCGTGCGGCGAATTTCTTCGCCAACAACTACTtcttcatcctcgtccgtcTCATCCAGATCCTCTACTCTCGCCTGTTGTTGTGCAAGTCGATCGCCACCGACCTTGCTGAGCAGAAGAAGCAGCCGATCAACCCTGTTGCAatcaagctcggcctcgctgAGCCCGAGTCGCAGAACTTTGGTATCGAGAACGGCGAAAACCCAGCACGCCACTACTACGGCCATCTGCTGGCGCTGTGCGAGCGACTCTTTGACCAGGAGATCGACCAGGCCACGTTTGAAGAGACGCTGCGCCTCATGTTCAACAACAAGGCTTATATCATGTTCACGGTGGACCGCGTTGTCAGCGCGATCGTCAAGCAGACACAGCAGATTGTCAGCGACAACAAGAGCCAGGAGCTGTTCAAGCTTCTTGTCGCGGACCGGCGACACGAGcgcaccaccacccgccAGCAGGTTGCGTACCGTATGAAGGCCGAGACGGTGCTCGGCCCCGAGGAGAGCCGCGAGAACATGTACCGGATCGAGTATGCCCCGCGCTCCGAGACGGTGGCGGTGCAGCTCATCCTGCGCGAGGACCTGACGGTGGACCCCAAGaacgccgtcgaggccTGGAACCTGTACATGTCGGGCTATCCTCTCATTTACCCAACCGAAGGACTGGCGCACCGTGTCGAGCCGCCATTCCTGAAGCGCACGATTCACGAGTTGCCAGAGAACACTAGGCGCGAGACGTCATATGTCGCGAGCAGTGGGCTCAAGTTCCGCGTCGCCCTGGGCAACTACCGCCTCTTCTATGTTCCGGGCACTGAGGACTACTTCCACCGCCTTGGcggggaggacgacgagtcgtcTAATGAGAGTGCCAAgaagcgcctcgacgagtgggTGCAGagcaagctcgacgagcccgaggacgaggacgagcaggAGTCTGCCGAGGCGCCCGCTGTCCCGATGAGCGAGTAG